A stretch of the Vitis vinifera cultivar Pinot Noir 40024 chromosome 16, ASM3070453v1 genome encodes the following:
- the LOC100244293 gene encoding probable pterin-4-alpha-carbinolamine dehydratase, chloroplastic has translation MAMATTTPGLFSLPLSPQPQARSFQLIHLASPTRPRLGRVALAVGGDLLGDFGARDPFPAEIESKFGEKVLGNLDTEHKILIPNVSALSLAQQECSPVSGLDPPMTEEDAQKLLRKVVGWRLSDEAGVLKLQCLWKLRDFKCGVELINRIYKVAEAAGHFPNLHLEQPNQIRAELWTASIGGLSMNDFIVAAKIDEIRTSDLVPKKRIWA, from the exons ATGGCGATGGCCACCACCACCCCCGGcctcttttctcttcctctctctccacAGCCCCAAGCTCGCTCATTCCAACTCATTCACCTCGCCTCTCCAACTCGGCCTCGACTCGGCCGGGTCGCCCTCGCTGTGGGCGGTGACTTGCTCGGAGATTTCGGCGCCAGAGATCCATTTCCGGCTGAGATTGAGAGTAAGTTTGGAGAGAAGGTGTTGGGGAACCTGGACACCGAGCACAAAATCCTTATCCCCAACGTCTCCGCGCTCTCTCTGGCACAGCAGGAGTGCTCTCCCGTATCCGGTTTGGACCCTCCCATGACTGAAGAAGATGCCCAGAAACTCCTGAGGAAG GTTGTTGGTTGGAGACTGTCGGATGAAGCTGGTGTACTTAAACTACAGTGTTTGTGGAAATTGAGAGACTTTAAATGTGGGGTTGAACTGATTAATAGGATTTACAAGGTTGCAGAAGCTGCTGGGCATTTTCCAAATCTTCATTTGGAACAGCCCAATCAAATTAGAGCTGAACTGTGGACTGCTTCAATTG GGGGTTTGAGTATGAATGATTTCATTGTTGCTGCCAAAATAGATGAGATAAGAACATCGGATCTTGTCCCCAAGAAAAGAATCTGGGCTTAG